The proteins below are encoded in one region of Helianthus annuus cultivar XRQ/B chromosome 2, HanXRQr2.0-SUNRISE, whole genome shotgun sequence:
- the LOC110907878 gene encoding polygalacturonase, translating into MVIKHILVLLFLVFRLSSAKVTYNVQSFGAKPDGRSDSKNAFLKAWTLSCNSTSPASIYVPAGRYLIASALTFSGQGCKSRAITFNIAGTLVAPSSYNAIGNAQVWIKFYIVKNVTINGGTLDAQGSSLWACKTSGKACPKGSTTLGFYHSQNILISKLRSLNSQMFHMLLYSCKNAKIQGVSIVAPGLSPNTDGIHLTYSTGITILSSKISTGDDCVSIGPGNSNIWIEKVVCGPGHGISIGSLGWEREEPGVQNVTVKTTTFVGTTNGLRIKAWARSSNGFVNGVYFKGATMMNVKFPIIIDGNYCPNNNNCPNEASGVKISNVMYENVHGTSATRVAVKFDCSKGNPCRGIVLKDVDLKFGGQPANSSCSYAAGTASGLLHPTSCL; encoded by the exons ATGGTGATCAAACATATCTTGGTCTTGCTTTTTCTAGTTTTTCGATTATCATCCGCAAAGGTTACGTACAATGTCCAAAGTTTTGGAGCCAAGCCAGACGGCCGCTCAGACTCAAAGAACGCGTTCTTGAAAGCATGGACTTTGTCATGTAACTCTACGAGTCCCGCCAGCATTTATGTGCCAGCTGGCAGGTACTTGATTGCCTCGGCGCTTACATTCTCTGGTCAAGGATGTAAGAGCCGAGCCATCACATTCAACATAGCTGGTACCTTGGTGGCACCATCTAGTTATAATGCTATTGGCAACGCGCAAGTCTGGATCAAGTTCTACATAGTTAAGAATGTTACCATAAACGGTGGGACCCTTGATGCCCAAGGATCTTCTCTATGGGCCTGCAAAACATCTGGAAAAGCATGTCCTAAAGGATCTACA ACACTTGGCTTCTACCATTCCCAAAACATATTGATCAGtaaattaaggtcattaaacagCCAAATGTTTCATATGTTGCTCTATAGTTGCAAGAACGCAAAAATACAAGGGGTTAGCATCGTAGCACCTGGACTCAGCCCGAACACAGATGGCATCCATTTAACATATTCCACAGGAATCACCATTTTGAGCTCTAAAATCTCAACAGGCGATGACTGCGTCTCGATAGGCCCGGGAAACTCTAATATCTGGATAGAAAAGGTGGTTTGTGGACCTGGTCACGGCATAAG CATTGGGAGTCTAGGGTGGGAACGGGAAGAACCCGGTGTCCAGAATGTAACAGTAAAAACGACCACATTCGTAGGTACAACGAACGGTCTGAGGATAAAAGCATGGGCGAGGAGTAGCAATGGGTTCGTTAACGGTGTTTATTTCAAGGGAGCAACGATGATGAACGTTAAGTTCCCGATCATAATAGACGGAAATTACTGTCCGAATAATAACAACTGTCCCAATGAGGCTTCAGGAGTTAAGATCAGCAACGTGATGTACGAAAATGTGCATGGAACATCAGCAACACGCGTGGCAGTGAAGTTTGATTGCAGCAAGGGGAATCCGTGTAGAGGAATTGTATTGAAGGATGTTGATCTTAAATTTGGAGGTCAACCAGCAAATTCGTCTTGCTCGTATGCTGCAGGCACTGCTTCTGGATTACTTCATCCTACAAGTTGCCTGTAA
- the LOC110900921 gene encoding polygalacturonase: MVIKHIMVLLFLVFRLSSATVTYNVQIFGAKPDGRSDSKNAFLKAWSLSCNSTSPASIYVPAGRYLIASALTFSGQGCKSRAITFNIAGTLVAPSSYNAIGNALVWIKFYIVKNVTINGGTLDAQGSSLWACKTSGKACPKGSTTLGFYHSQNIVISKLRSLNSQMFHMLLYSCKNAKIQGVSIVAPGLSPNTDGIHLTYSTGITILSSKISTGDDCVSIGPGNSNIWIEKVVCGPGHGISIGSLGWEREEPGVQNVTVKTTTFVGTTNGLRIKAWARSSNGFVNGVYFKGATMMNVKFPIIIDGKYCPNNNNCPNEASGVKISNVMYENVHGTSATRVAVKFDCSKGNPCRGIVLKDVDLKFGGQPANSSCSYAAGTASGLLRPTSCL; the protein is encoded by the exons ATGGTGATCAAACATATCATGGTCTTGCTTTTTCTAGTTTTTCGGTTATCATCCGCAACGGTTACATACAATGTCCAAATTTTTGGAGCCAAGCCAGACGGCCGCTCAGACTCAAAGAACGCGTTCTTGAAAGCATGGAGTTTGTCATGTAACTCTACCAGTCCCGCCAGCATTTATGTGCCAGCTGGCAGGTACTTGATTGCCTCGGCGCTTACATTCTCTGGTCAAGGATGTAAGAGCCGAGCCATCACATTCAACATAGCTGGTACCTTGGTGGCACCATCTAGTTATAACGCTATTGGCAACGCGCTAGTCTGGATCAAGTTCTACATAGTTAAGAATGTTACCATAAACGGTGGGACCCTTGATGCCCAAGGATCTTCTCTATGGGCCTGCAAAACATCTGGAAAAGCATGTCCTAAAGGATCTACA ACACTTGGCTTCTACCATTCCCAAAACATAGTGATCAGTAAATTAAGGTCGTTAAACAGCCAAATGTTTCACATGTTGCTCTATAGTTGCAAGAACGCGAAAATACAAGGAGTTAGCATCGTAGCACCTGGACTCAGCCCGAACACAGACGGCATCCATTTAACATATTCCACAGGAATCACCATTTTGAGCTCTAAAATCTCAACAGGCGACGACTGCGTCTCGATAGGCCCGGGAAACTCTAATATCTGGATAGAAAAGGTGGTTTGTGGACCCGGTCACGGCATAAG CATTGGGAGTCTAGGGTGGGAACGGGAAGAACCCGGTGTCCAGAATGTAACAGTAAAAACGACCACATTCGTAGGTACAACGAACGGTCTGAGGATAAAAGCATGGGCGAGGAGTAGCAATGGGTTCGTTAACGGTGTTTATTTCAAGGGAGCAACGATGATGAACGTTAAGTTCCCAATCATCATAGACGGAAAGTACTGTCCGAATAATAACAACTGTCCGAATGAGGCTTCAGGAGTAAAGATCAGCAACGTGATGTACGAAAACGTGCATGGAACATCAGCAACACGCGTGGCAGTGAAGTTTGATTGCAGCAAGGGGAATCCGTGTCGTGGAATTGTATTAAAGGATGTTGACCTTAAATTTGGAGGTCAACCAGCGAATTCCTCTTGCTCGTATGCTGCCGGCACTGCTTCTGGATTACTTCGACCTACAAGTTGTCTATAA
- the LOC110927236 gene encoding solute carrier family 35 member F1, protein MVGFKGLFTKKTLFGLFLGQILSLFITSTGFSSSELARRGINAPTSQSLANYVLLAIVYGGVLISRRNGMKAKWYYYLLLGLVDVEANYLVVKAYQYTSLTSVMLLDCWSIPCVIILTWFFLKTKYRFKKIVGVVICIAGIVLVIFSDVHASDRSQSGSNPVKGDLLVIAGATLYAVCNVSEEFFTKTADQVELLAMLGLFGAIASGIQISVLEREELKSIRWSSGAVLPYAGFAAAMFLFYSGVPVLLKISGSTMLNLSLLTSDMWSVLIRIFVYREKVDWIYFVAFAAVAVGLVVYSVFDKEVDESGGDELGKSMHFDEEADVAGRLS, encoded by the exons ATGGTGGGTTTTAAGGGTCTGTTTACTAAGAAAACATTGTTTGGTCTTTTTTTGGGACAAATTCTCTCTCTTTTTATCACATCAACTGGATTTTCATCATCTGAGCTTGCTAGAAGAG GGATCAATGCACCAACATCACAATCATTAGCAAACTATGTGTTGTTAGCGATTGTTTACGGCGGAGTGTTGATTAGCCGAAGAAATGGGATGAAG GCAAAATGGTACTATTATTTACTTCTTGGGCTAGTAGACGTTGAGGCGAATTATCTTG TGGTGAAGGCATACCAGTACACATCGTTAACGAGTGTTATGCTTCTGGATTGCTGGTCAATCCCATGTGTCATAATCCTTACATGGTTCTTCTTGAAGACAAAATACCGGTTCAAGAAAATTGTCGGTGTTGTAATTTGTATTGCTGGTATTGTGCTCGTTATTTTTTCAGATGTACATGCATCAGATCGTTCAC AGAGCGGTAGCAACCCTGTTAAAGGGGATTTGTTGGTCATTGCTGGGGCTACACTTTATGCTGTCTGCAACGTTAGTGAG GAGTTTTTCACAAAAACTGCTGATCAAGTCGAACTCTTGGCAATGTTGGGGCTCTTTGGTGCCATTGCTAGTGGTATTCAAAT AAGCGTGCTTGAGCGAGAGGAACTCAAATCCATCCGTTGGTCATCAGGAGCG gTGCTTCCATATGCTGGATTTGCAGCAGCAATGTTTCTATTTTACTCCGGTGTGCCGGTCCTGTTAAAG ATAAGTGGGTCCACAATGCTAAATCTATCTTTGCTGACATCTGACATGTGGTCGGTTTTGATCCGCATATTTGTATACCGCGAAAAG GTTGATTGGATCTACTTTGTAGCTTtcgctgctgttgctgttgggctAGTTGTTTATTCAGT GTTCGACAAAGAAGTGGACGAATCCGGAGGTGATGAGCTGGGAAAAAGTATGCATTTTGATGAGGAAGCTGACGTGGCGGGTCGGTTAAGTTAG
- the LOC110927237 gene encoding plant UBX domain-containing protein 11 — protein MEQSISSLAFKGSINEAIVEAKRQKKLFVVYISGENEDSIAMDKSTWSESSVAESLSKYCILLHILEGSTDAAQFSAIYPQKPAPCITAIGYNGVQVWQNEGFVSAEVLASTLEKSWLSLHVQETTATFLTAALASRQSEQIPSQPRETGSSSTSSVTRNASASVDNEVLDNEKAKSENRAPPVEEKNSKRDSDVSPGPSVNKLEESNVKPPVTTTNKPVTQVTPTASEPGVNQVTATNVKQPVTTTKKAVNQVAPSASVPVVDQKPSLNVSQHEAKPEKSENIQTEKAENISTDIYLNIRLPGGASLQEKFEPTSTLKMVKDYVDENQETSIGSYDLAIPYPRKVFTDQDLGKTLTELSLLNRQALIVVPHLKGSGPNRGRSSLPNPSASVGSTGSSDGESYFSLVRRYLSYVNPLAYLGGGGDATANSSTSGPETRRISPESGTPQGNFTGSRRSYLVTSNQSSNTPSTSKNNKPNSSRFGSGSNIHTLKHDEDDTQFRGQNAFWNGNSTEYGGDGDNK, from the exons ATGGAACAATCTATCTCATCTCTTGCATTTAAAGGTTCTATTAATGAGGCAATCGTTGAAGCCAAACGACAGAAAAAACTTTTTGTAGTATACATATCAG GAGAAAACGAAGACTCAATCGCTATGGATAAATCTACTTGGTCAGAGTCAAGT GTGGCAGAGTCATTATCGAAGTACTGCATTTTGCTGCACATTCTAGAAGGAAGCACAGATGCAGCTCAATTTTCTGCAATAT ATCCACAGAAACCTGCTCCTTGTATTACAGCTATCGGATATAACGGTGTCCAAGTATGGCAAAATG AGGGCTTTGTGAGTGCTGAGGTTCTGGCTTCAACCCTTGAGAAATCATGGTTGAGTCTTCATGTTCAG GAAACAACTGCCACTTTCTTGACTGCAGCACTTGCCTCGAGACAGTCGGAACAAATTCCCTCTCAACCACGCGAAACTGGAAGCTCTTCCACATCATCCGTTACTAGAAATGCTAGTGCGTCTGTGGACAATGAAGTTTTAGATAATGAAAAAGCAAAATCTGAGAATCGTGCTCCACCAGTTGAA GAGAAAAACTCGAAACGTGATAGTGACGTGTCTCCTGGGCCATCAGTTAATAAATTAGAAGAAAGTAATGTTAAACCGCCAGTTACAACAACCAACAAACCAGTTACCCAAGTGACACCAACTGCAAGTGAACCCGGAGTTAACCAAGTGACCGCAACTAACGTTAAACAGCCAGTTACAACAACCAAGAAAGCAGTTAATCAAGTGGCCCCAAGTGCAAGTGTACCTGTCGTGGACCAAAAACCGAGCTTAAATGTTAGTCAACATGAAGCAAAGCCTGAAAAGTCTGAAAATATTCAAACCGAAAAAGCCGAAAATATATCAACcgatatttatttaaatatacgGTTACCTGGGGGTGCAAGTTTACAAGAGAAATTTGAACCTACAAGCACTTTGAAAATGGTCAAAGATTACGTGGACGAAAATCAAGAAACTAGCATTGGATCTTATGATCTGGCCATTCCTTATCCTCGCAAGGTTTTCACTGACCAAG ATTTAGGCAAGACTTTAACGGAGTTAAGTCTGCTTAATAGACAAGCGTTAATAGTGGTGCCACATCTCAAAGGCTCGGGCCCCAACAGAGGACGATCATCCCTACCCAACCCGTCAGCATCTGTGGGGTCCACTGGATCTTCAGACGGTGAAAGTTATTTCTCACTTGTGAGACGGTATCTATCGTATGTAAATCCTTTGGCGTATTTGGGTGGCGGTGGTGATGCTACAGCAAATTCCTCAACTTCTGGACCGGAAACTAGAAGGATTTCGCCGGAATCTG GCACGCCGCAAGGAAACTTTACGGGAAGCAGGAGATCCTACCTCGTAACGTCAAACCAAAGCAGTAATACACCGTCAACTAGTAAAAACAACAAACCAAATTCGTCTAGATTTGGAAGTGGAAGCAATATTCACACCTTGAAACATGACGAAGATGACACCCAATTCAGAGGCCAAAACGCTTTCTGGAATGGCAATTCCACCGAGTATGGCGGCGATGGCGACAACAAGTGA